One window of Pseudacidobacterium ailaaui genomic DNA carries:
- a CDS encoding FtsX-like permease family protein, with protein sequence MFGGALGVAVAYLGVKLMISLAFSRAHFVPIDATPSLPVLAFAFGLSLVTGVLFGTAPAWIATHADPAEALRGASRSTHDKASLPQKALVVVQAALSIVLLAGAGFLTRSLQKLEHQNMGFETDHRVSIVLNTPPASYSQARLDGLYRELQDRLSRIPGVQRAALALYSPLIDNWGELVIREGKGVPTFSDDASSSWDRVSVGYLELMGQHLVQGRSITEQDTASSRNIAVVDEEFVRKFFKKGEDPLGAHFGMDMPQYSGTYEIVGVVRSANYTDTTGHWRRPVIFLPLAQHARYDNPLMQWVDDRTHRIESAVLQIRGSMTGLEPQIRRAFSEVDPNLTIVRIQTMQEQVDGTLDQQRTMAEMTGLFGVLALALAAIGLYGVTAYTVERRTSEIGIRMALGADRANVVRMVLRGAFLQILIGLAIGLPIAIACGRLIAAQLYQVKSWDPLVLFGAVFSLGLCAFLASVIPAQRAASIDPVKALRTE encoded by the coding sequence GTGTTTGGTGGGGCATTGGGAGTCGCTGTGGCCTATCTTGGCGTAAAACTGATGATTTCTTTGGCATTCAGCAGGGCGCACTTTGTGCCAATTGATGCAACGCCTTCGCTCCCGGTCCTGGCCTTTGCTTTTGGGTTGTCGCTTGTCACCGGGGTGCTCTTTGGGACCGCGCCAGCATGGATTGCCACACATGCTGATCCAGCCGAGGCGCTTCGTGGAGCAAGCCGCAGCACGCATGACAAGGCATCCCTTCCGCAGAAAGCGCTGGTTGTGGTCCAGGCGGCACTTTCGATTGTTCTTTTGGCCGGTGCGGGATTTCTCACACGGAGCCTGCAAAAGCTCGAACATCAAAACATGGGGTTTGAGACAGACCACCGCGTGAGCATCGTTCTGAATACGCCTCCTGCCAGTTATTCCCAGGCACGTCTGGATGGACTCTATCGCGAACTGCAGGACAGGCTGTCTCGGATTCCCGGAGTGCAGCGGGCGGCGCTGGCCCTGTACTCTCCTCTGATCGACAACTGGGGTGAACTTGTAATTCGGGAAGGCAAAGGTGTGCCTACATTCAGTGATGATGCGTCATCGTCCTGGGACCGTGTCAGCGTCGGATATCTGGAACTGATGGGACAGCATCTTGTGCAGGGCCGCAGCATTACCGAGCAGGACACGGCCTCCTCGCGCAATATTGCAGTAGTGGATGAAGAGTTTGTTCGCAAGTTTTTCAAAAAAGGAGAAGATCCGCTGGGCGCACATTTTGGCATGGACATGCCACAGTACAGCGGAACCTACGAGATTGTTGGCGTAGTCCGCTCGGCCAACTACACCGATACGACGGGTCATTGGCGGCGGCCCGTGATCTTCTTGCCCCTGGCGCAGCACGCTCGTTATGACAATCCTCTGATGCAATGGGTAGACGACCGCACGCATCGAATCGAAAGCGCCGTCCTGCAGATTCGGGGCAGCATGACGGGTCTGGAACCCCAGATCCGGCGCGCCTTCAGTGAAGTGGATCCCAACTTGACGATCGTTCGTATCCAGACGATGCAGGAACAGGTAGACGGCACCTTGGATCAGCAGCGCACCATGGCGGAGATGACTGGGCTTTTCGGCGTTCTGGCTCTTGCCCTGGCTGCGATTGGTCTCTACGGCGTGACCGCATACACGGTCGAGCGGCGTACCAGCGAGATCGGTATACGCATGGCGCTGGGGGCCGATCGGGCGAACGTCGTCAGAATGGTGCTGCGGGGCGCATTTTTGCAGATCCTGATTGGTCTTGCGATTGGTCTTCCGATTGCCATTGCTTGTGGACGCCTGATTGCAGCCCAACTTTATCAGGTAAAAAGCTGGGACCCGCTGGTATTGTTCGGGGCCGTATTCTCCCTCGGACTCTGCGCTTTCCTGGCCAGTGTGATCCCGGCCCAGCGTGCGGCCTCGATTGATCCGGTAAAAGCATTACGGACGGAGTGA
- a CDS encoding ABC transporter permease, whose amino-acid sequence MQTLRQDVSYALRQMRHSPVLTLTAMLTLALGIGATTAIFSLIHTIMLKSLPVVDPSSLYRVGSGNDCCVEGGPQDEWGMFSYSFYQRMKDAAPEFEEMAAFQAGAWQYSVRRANAERQARAMYGEFVTGNYFSTFGIKAFAGRTMTPADDQPSAPPVAMLSYRAWQQEYGADPSVVGSSFILEGRPFTIIGITPPGFFGETLRSNPPDLWLPLQQEPMVRGDDSLVKKPASAWLRVIGRLRPGASVSGLSARFTTMVREWLQTDFMSDAGAPKEWLPQIKATLPKQIIKVIPAGSGVSDMKHEYKDSLRILLIVCCLVLLIACANIANLLLARGAARRNQTSVRLALGRPDRGLSGSRSQRVLFSLCLVGHWESLWPILA is encoded by the coding sequence ATGCAAACTCTCCGGCAGGACGTTTCTTATGCTCTGCGCCAGATGCGCCATTCTCCCGTCCTCACGCTGACTGCAATGCTCACGCTCGCGCTTGGCATTGGTGCAACGACGGCAATTTTTTCTTTGATCCATACAATCATGCTGAAGTCCCTGCCAGTTGTGGATCCCTCCAGTTTGTATCGGGTGGGCAGCGGCAATGACTGCTGCGTAGAAGGCGGCCCGCAGGATGAGTGGGGCATGTTTTCTTATTCGTTCTACCAGCGGATGAAGGACGCAGCCCCGGAATTTGAGGAGATGGCGGCTTTCCAGGCAGGTGCATGGCAGTATAGTGTGCGCCGGGCAAATGCCGAGCGGCAGGCCCGAGCCATGTATGGTGAGTTCGTTACCGGCAATTACTTTTCTACTTTTGGAATCAAGGCTTTTGCTGGACGCACGATGACTCCGGCGGACGACCAGCCCTCCGCGCCTCCGGTGGCCATGCTGAGCTACCGCGCATGGCAGCAGGAGTATGGCGCTGATCCCTCCGTGGTGGGCTCTTCGTTCATTCTGGAAGGTCGTCCTTTCACCATCATCGGAATTACACCGCCAGGATTTTTCGGAGAGACATTGCGCAGCAATCCCCCGGATTTGTGGCTTCCGTTACAGCAGGAGCCGATGGTGCGGGGCGATGATTCTCTGGTCAAGAAGCCCGCTTCCGCGTGGCTCCGTGTGATTGGACGGTTGCGTCCGGGTGCTTCCGTGAGTGGCTTGTCTGCACGGTTCACAACCATGGTGCGAGAGTGGCTCCAGACAGACTTTATGTCCGATGCCGGCGCGCCTAAAGAATGGCTTCCCCAAATCAAAGCCACTCTTCCCAAGCAGATCATCAAGGTCATTCCGGCCGGCTCGGGCGTAAGCGATATGAAGCATGAATACAAAGACAGCTTACGCATTCTTCTTATTGTTTGCTGTCTGGTCCTGCTGATTGCCTGTGCCAATATCGCAAACCTGCTCCTGGCCCGAGGAGCTGCGCGCCGAAATCAGACTTCGGTGCGGCTGGCGCTGGGGCGTCCCGACCGAGGCTTATCCGGCAGTCGCTCACAGAGAGTCTTGTTCTCTCTGTGTTTGGTGGGGCATTGGGAGTCGCTGTGGCCTATCTTGGCGTAA
- a CDS encoding PP2C family protein-serine/threonine phosphatase yields the protein MGRVRNFEARVFRALRREPPQSKVHRLAFWLLTIYLVLIPERLLPGLAGHIFNGISIFTLVLLVIFCVPLFFRWIFGRFLWKLRNRLILTYLLMALTPVVLFVMLALISLYVFSGQFAIFAATAELNAQLEHFAAENRAFSMHVAHVLAQQPSVRAVPLPEVDISSDSRDLGLRVAAFYDGKPLPVLPESLNATSITQVPAWVKDGFEKGVVWDQNRFYLRAVDSHTLNGHTTTLISSVLLDSSSIDEVAHGIGRIEMIPVVQDETAPAPSADGKHTGVEAELTRHKRVTEEIRENSIAGGSLPAAQHFYDIPITFYAPLETRDWSTGKLRDTSTIVTSRPSLLYNRLFITSLRIATVVQDILIGVAIFFGLLEMIAFIMAMRLNRTITQSVSDLYDATVEIDKGNLTHRIKVTRNDQLAALSRSFNRMAYSLERLLAEQREKERLQSELSIAQEVQANLFPRGAISLPMLELHGACYPARTVSGDYYDFLVFGDSQLGLALGDISGKGISAALLMATLHSAVRAYRFAGEDLLASRNGDGEGDPFLEPARILTQLNRHLYRSTQPEKYATLFLAHYDGSTQQLTYSCGGQLPPLVLRADDSVATLGCGGTVVGLLEHATYDQGVEQLHPGDILIAYSDGVTEPENEFGEFGEDRLIEVVRRHRHKPLDFISEQVMQSLRNWIGGQEQPDDITLVLARQK from the coding sequence ATGGGACGAGTCAGAAATTTTGAAGCTCGCGTATTTCGTGCACTGCGGCGTGAGCCTCCGCAAAGTAAGGTACATCGCCTTGCCTTCTGGCTGCTGACCATTTATCTGGTCCTGATTCCGGAGCGGCTGCTCCCTGGGCTGGCGGGACACATTTTTAACGGTATCAGCATCTTTACGCTGGTCCTACTGGTCATTTTTTGTGTACCACTCTTCTTTCGCTGGATCTTCGGCCGCTTTCTCTGGAAGCTGCGTAACCGTCTCATCCTTACCTATCTGCTGATGGCTCTGACGCCGGTGGTGCTGTTTGTGATGCTGGCGTTGATCTCGCTTTATGTATTCAGCGGACAGTTTGCCATTTTTGCTGCTACGGCGGAGTTGAATGCCCAACTGGAACACTTTGCTGCGGAAAATCGCGCCTTTTCCATGCATGTGGCGCATGTACTCGCACAGCAGCCTTCGGTCCGCGCCGTTCCCTTGCCTGAAGTGGACATCTCATCTGACAGTCGTGACCTGGGCCTGCGTGTTGCCGCATTTTATGATGGCAAACCCCTCCCGGTCCTGCCTGAGAGCCTGAACGCCACTTCCATTACTCAAGTGCCCGCCTGGGTAAAAGACGGCTTTGAGAAAGGAGTGGTCTGGGACCAGAACAGGTTTTATCTGCGCGCGGTGGACTCGCATACCCTGAACGGACATACCACGACCCTCATCTCCAGCGTACTTCTGGACAGCTCAAGCATTGATGAAGTGGCTCATGGCATCGGCAGGATTGAAATGATTCCCGTTGTGCAGGATGAGACTGCTCCAGCTCCATCGGCTGACGGCAAACATACAGGCGTCGAGGCAGAGTTGACCCGGCACAAGCGAGTCACCGAGGAGATCCGGGAAAATTCCATCGCTGGCGGCTCTCTGCCCGCAGCCCAACATTTCTACGATATTCCCATCACCTTCTATGCTCCGCTGGAGACCAGGGACTGGTCCACAGGAAAGCTGCGCGATACGTCTACCATCGTCACATCCCGCCCCTCGCTTCTTTACAATCGTCTCTTTATCACCTCACTGAGGATCGCCACAGTTGTACAGGACATCCTGATTGGAGTGGCGATTTTCTTTGGCCTGCTGGAGATGATTGCTTTCATCATGGCCATGCGGTTGAACCGGACCATCACGCAATCGGTCAGCGATCTGTATGACGCCACCGTGGAGATCGACAAAGGCAATCTGACCCACCGCATAAAGGTGACGCGCAATGACCAGCTCGCGGCCCTCTCCCGTTCCTTCAATCGCATGGCCTACTCACTGGAGCGCCTTTTGGCCGAGCAGCGGGAAAAAGAGCGTCTGCAAAGTGAGCTTTCCATTGCACAGGAAGTCCAGGCCAACCTGTTCCCTCGCGGCGCGATTTCCCTGCCCATGCTGGAACTACATGGCGCATGCTATCCGGCACGCACTGTAAGCGGAGACTACTACGACTTCCTGGTTTTCGGTGATTCCCAGCTTGGGCTGGCGCTCGGCGACATCAGTGGAAAGGGAATCTCTGCCGCACTTTTGATGGCCACTCTGCATTCGGCCGTCCGCGCATACCGCTTTGCTGGCGAGGACCTTCTGGCCAGCCGCAATGGAGATGGGGAGGGCGACCCATTTCTGGAACCAGCCAGAATCCTGACACAGCTCAATCGTCATCTTTACCGCAGCACACAGCCGGAAAAATATGCAACGTTATTTCTCGCGCATTACGATGGATCCACGCAGCAACTGACCTACTCCTGCGGAGGACAACTGCCACCGCTGGTGCTGCGGGCCGACGACAGTGTGGCAACATTGGGTTGCGGTGGCACCGTCGTCGGTCTTCTGGAGCACGCAACTTATGACCAGGGTGTGGAGCAACTGCATCCGGGGGACATTCTGATTGCATACAGCGATGGAGTCACCGAACCGGAAAATGAATTTGGCGAATTTGGCGAAGACCGGCTGATTGAGGTTGTGCGCCGCCATCGCCATAAGCCGCTTGACTTTATCTCGGAACAAGTCATGCAGTCGCTGCGCAACTGGATCGGTGGCCAGGAGCAGCCGGACGATATTACTCTCGTCCTGGCCCGACAAAAATAA